The Bradysia coprophila strain Holo2 unplaced genomic scaffold, BU_Bcop_v1 contig_297, whole genome shotgun sequence DNA window gaaattgagtgggaagtgcaattttcatagattttctttttgtaaaatcttttaattttgacaatattttgagaatgCCCGATAGacgagtttcttatttttcgtgtttctgctgatatgtgacaaaaaatcgcgaaaagaATCGAACAGTCGCTCCCTTATTCcactgttaaaaaaaaaattgcgtcacaagtgggaAATGATTCGGACTACTTCTCATTACGAAGACCTTTCTTTCAGGACATATCTTGctctattttgaaaaaattgtcctaACTGTgttttcctcaacatctgccactcgtcacagaatgcgtcacaaaaaacgatatcaaatgttttagaAGTTTAGACTATTCTCATAtgcgaaaactttttttgaagGGATTTTGTGGGATATCAGTTTTTGTGGAAGTTTTGGACGTGCTTAACTAACTGTAAGAGTTTGATTGTCATACGTAAGTTAGAGCATCACTAACATACAATCACCGTATTGAAgcgaagtttaatttttaatgattcCCGGTGGATTTAAGGCTCGAAACAGGTCGACCGTAACTGACCTGAACAGAAAATTGACAGTCCTCAGACATCTGACCTGaatcaatttttgaacaaCCTGTTTAGGTTTCAGGTCACCagaaattttcatagaaatttttcAGGTAAACCGATATCTGATCTCGGGTAACCAGGATTCACGTCAATTCAGTTCAggtcaaaattcaataaatccaGTTTGGGTCTAATCAGGTTCAGataacctgacctgattccGTTTCTTAACTTTTGGTCGAccatttggaaaatttctttttcgtgACAACTGCGTTACGAAATTCGTTACCGCTACTTATGATTTACtgtggaattttgaaaaatcactCATCGCATAATCATACTCACTCTTGATTATTTTTAGTGTACTCTTCGCTTGATTGCTTCAGATTCAAGCAACTTTAATTCAATCAAAgacatttaaaatgtgtttcccatatttattaatttgtaCTTAACTTTGAACTTTGTGTATTAAAATTTTCCGCATTTTCCGTAGGtcttttttcgttctttcatTATACAGGCTGTCCTACCCTCGGGTGATATTACGAGACCCTAATTGACGTTTGCAGCTCTGGCCACTTCCGATACCGTTAAATATGGCACAACGTTCATCAGTTCCCGTATTCCTTCGTCGATTGTGATCGTACTTTTGTATCCtaatttgcgaattttctcgtaCGAAACTTCATAGTTCCGTTGATCTTTATCTTGCTGATCGTAAACATCCTCGATCGTCGTTTCGCCTACATGTCTACATATTGCCTCAGCAACCTACAAACCCACaaccaaattttgtttgaaaaagtaTCTAAACAGCCAATTTTTCTGAAAGACAAACCTGTCTTTTGGTCATGTTCATCTGCTTATCGCCAACGTTGTACACCTGCCCTTTCAACTGATTGTGATGCTTCAGGGCGAAGAGAAAAGCCCTAGCTGCATCTCTCACATGTAGAAAGGTTCGCCGGAAAGTTCCTTCGTACAGGGTGAGATGTTTGTCGGTCAGCGCTCGTCGAGTCAAATCGTTAATTAGCAAGTCTAAGCGAAGTCGAGGGGATACGCCGAAAACGGTAGCCAATCTAGAATGCAACGCAAGTTTTTTAATCGTATGTCTGCTGTATACATTCACGACATGTCCTAGCTGAagataaaacagaaaatatgacTATTATTCACCCTCTGCCAGGGTAATCTGGGTATTGTCTAACTTGAGAGTTGCGGGAAACAGGGTTTTTTCACCGGTTTCGCCCATCATGAAACAGTCAACCCGATGAACTGTTATCTCAAGTTGGGTTAGTATTTGGAAGATATTATTGTCTACTTAAACTTATTGATGTCACATGTGGTTTTACCTAAGAGCAATGCCTTTGATGGTCATAACGTGACGCTCCCCTTCAGCTTTTGTCTGTCCGTAGACCGTTAACGGACTGATCGGTGTCGTTTCATAGCAAATTCCGTCAATTGCACCGTAGCAACTACCTGTCGAAGCATAGATCAACGGTTGTGAATGCTATTCGGGAAAAAATCAACTTTTAGTGGCAGGTTTTAATGATACTGTAAAGGATGATTCCCATTTTGGAAGCAACAGACCTTCATTAAATTACATAATATCTTTGTTCCCTGGGCATTTACAGAAGCTGCTAATTCAGGATCCTTGTCGCAAGCCGGATAGCCGACTACAGCGGCCAAGTGAATGACGGCATCGGCTTCCAACACATATTTTTCCAACAATTTCCCATCCAAAATGTCCCCTATATGGATTTTGTAAGAATAAATTGGTTTCGGTTAAATGTTTTCGACAAGCGATACCTTTGACAATGTGCAAGTATTTATCCGAGACACAAGACAACAGTGGTCCAATGCCGAAATTGAACAGATCATAGACGGTGACCTCGTAATTTTCAGCCAACAGCATCGGCACGAGAGTACTGCCAA harbors:
- the LOC119078420 gene encoding dTDP-glucose 4,6-dehydratase-like; translated protein: MTLNGNITENFNMPLTKPRPIHHILVTGGAGYLGSTLVPMLLAENYEVTVYDLFNFGIGPLLSCVSDKYLHIVKGDILDGKLLEKYVLEADAVIHLAAVVGYPACDKDPELAASVNAQGTKILCNLMKHSQPLIYASTGSCYGAIDGICYETTPISPLTVYGQTKAEGERHVMTIKGIALRLATVFGVSPRLRLDLLINDLTRRALTDKHLTLYEGTFRRTFLHVRDAARAFLFALKHHNQLKGQVYNVGDKQMNMTKRQVAEAICRHVGETTIEDVYDQQDKDQRNYEVSYEKIRKLGYKSTITIDEGIRELMNVVPYLTVSEVARAANVN